The Odocoileus virginianus isolate 20LAN1187 ecotype Illinois chromosome 3, Ovbor_1.2, whole genome shotgun sequence genome includes a window with the following:
- the POLRMT gene encoding DNA-directed RNA polymerase, mitochondrial isoform X1: MSALRCGRCAAGLRRALWPKGHPGLLAEEGALGGIWGRKRSLSANACEQDRRKDCGHAELLEVLEARVRQLQAEGTAEEVTVKRVAMAQAPEAGGIWPLRQAPVEAEGAAPELSSHWVQKLDKDQQLTEKRWQQPEGKQPKTVEKPIWEKRLRMEPRLLSRKLAGQLQQWERKRPQSPWEEQLARLLQEAPKRLKREADEGSESRLEGQRQKLLAFLECCLLTGHLTLAHHVLVAQHSRAPQQHLLTLPMYNTVMLGWARQGSFKELMYVFFMLKDAGLAPDLLSYAAALQCMGRLDQDASTIRRCLKQMEQDGLSLQGLFSAVPLSTEERAELLRAVRKARPAFSPQPPPPPPPQVNTSPLLQEIYAKQDPSVSYPRLHLSLKELQGLFRQQLGVEMATTVTVESVEKAPLLTKEVLQARKTLAALRAEWESVLSLELQKTKESEARAAAEGRLSLFPYLCLLSEKDLVGLLLQTLQALPPHGESLLFLAHELGLRVLKRKRLRNQVEELEQRYSEYLHLLASDTQVAEPCLPRQHWEALGMPEVPREQPWPVSVLVQLGKHLAEVLVRAVQMPSSLAAPRGPSTLIPVLYHVYSFRSFRQIGILKPHPAFTQLQETAAERTLIFESTEVPMLCPPLPWTSPHSGAFLLSPTKMMRSLEGTQQHQLLLEHCPPAELHGALDALTQLGNCAWRVNGRVLDLVLDLFRDKGCPRLGVPAPPTEAPRSPEGRQAPKGCLLPEASPADKAEMRRELARRLKVAREMQSLRADALYRLSLAQHLRNHIFWLPHNMDFRGRTYPCSPHFNHLGSDLARALLEFAQGRPLGPNGLDWLKIHLVNLTGFKKRESLQARRDYADAVMEDILDSAERPMTGRKWWMEADEPWQALACCMEIAQVVHSPDPTTYISHFPVHQDGSCNGLQHYAALGRDSTGAASVNLSPSDLPQDVYSEVAAQVEVFRRQDAKQGVRVAQVLEGFISRKVVKQTVMTVVYGVTRYGGRLQIEKRLRELEDFPQEFVWEASHYLVRQVFNSLQEMFSGTRSIQRWLTESARLISLTGSAVEWITPLGIPIIQPYHRDSKVMIKGGLQSLTLSSSVDTNQKPNTLKQKNGFPPNFIHSLDSTHMMLTALHCYRKGLTFVSVHDCFWTHAADVEVMNQVCREQFVRLHSQPILQDLSRFLIKRFCSNSRTSKSMWVSRLKDTLLSVPPTGTFDLEQVKRSTFFFS, from the exons TGCTCGAGGCACGGGTGCGGCAGCTGCAGGCTGAGGGCACGGCAGAGGAGGTGACAGTGAAGAGGGTGGCCATGGCTCAGGCCCCGGAGGCTGGTGGCATCTGGCCCCTCAGGCAGGCCCCAGTGGAGGCTGAAGGGGCCGCCCCCGAGCTCAGCAGCCACTGGGTGCAGAAGCTGGACAAGGATCAGCAGCTGACAGAGAAGCGCTGGCAGCAGCCGGAGGGGAAGCAGCCGAAGACGGTGGAGAAGCCGATCTGGGAGAAGCGTCTGCGCATGGAGCCGCGGCTGCTGAGCAGGAAGCTGGCGGGCCAGCTGCAGCAGTGGGAGCGCAAGAGGCCGCAGAGCCCCTGGGAAGAGCAGCTGGCCCGGCTGCTGCAGGAGGCCCCGAAGAGGCTGAAGCGGGAGGCAGATGAGGGCTCTGAATCCCGGCTGGAGGGCCAGCGCCAGAAGCTCCTGGCCTTCCTGGAGTGCTGCCTGCTCACGGGCCACCTGACCCTGGCCCACCACGTGCTGGTTGCACAGCACAGCCGGGCCCCGCAGCAGCACCTGCTCACACTCCCCATGTACAACACCGTCATGCTTGGCTGGGCTCgccag GGCTCCTTCAAAGAGCTGATGTACGTGTTCTTCATGCTGAAAGATGCCGGCCTGGCTCCGGACCTGCTGTCCTACGCAGCCGCCCTGCAGTGCATGGGGCGCCTGGACCAGGATGCCAGCACCATCCGaag ATGCCTGAAGCAGATGGAGCAGGACGGGCTGTCGCTGCAGGGGCTCTTCTCGGCCGTGCCCCTGAGCACCGAGGAGCGGGCGGAGCTCCTGCGTGCTGTTCGCAAGGCCAGACCGGCCTTCAGCCCCCAGCCgccacccccgcctcccccccaGGTCAACACCTCGCCCCTGCTTCAGGAGATTTATGCCAAG CAGGACCCCTCTGTGTCCTACCCGAGGCTCCACTTGTCCCTGAAGGAGCTGCAGGGCCTCTTCCGACAGCAGCTTGGCGTGGAGATGGCCACCACTGTCACCGTGGAGTCCGTGGAGAAGGCCCCGCTCCTGACCAAGGAGGTCCTGCAGGCG cGGAAGACCCTGGCGGCCTTGCGCGCGGAATGGGAGTCGGTGCTGTCCCTGGAGCTGCAGAAAACCAAGGAGAGTGAGGCCCGCGCTGCTGCAGAAGGCCGCCTGTCCCTCTTCCCCTACCTGTGCCTGCTCAGCGAGAAGGACTTAGTGGGGCTGCTGCTGCAG ACCCTGCAGGCGCTGCCCCCGCATGGAGAGTCGCTCCTCTTCCTGGCGCACGAGCTGGGCCTGCGTGTGTTGAAGAGGAAGCGGCTCAGGAACCAGGTGGAAGAGCTGGAGCAGCGCTACTCCGAGTACCTGCACCTGCTGGCCTCGGACACCCAG GTAGCAGAGCCCTGCCTGCCTCGCCAGCACTGGGAAGCGCTGGGCATGCCTGAGGTGCCCCGGGAGCAGCCCTGGCCTGTGTCTGTGCTGGTGCAGCTGGGCAAGCATCTGGCAGAGGTGCTGGTGCGAGCTGTGCAGATGCCCAGCAGCCTGGCAGCGCCCCGGGGCCCCAGCACACTCATTCCTGTGCTCTACCACGTGTATTCCTTCCGCAGCTTCCGCCAG ATCGGGATCCTAAAGCCGCACCCAGCCTTCACACAGCTGCAGGAGACAGCGGCGGAGCGCACGCTGATCTTCGAGTCCACGGAGGTGCCCATGCTgtgcccacccctgccctggaCGTCGCCACACTCGGGCGCCTTCCTGCTGAGCCCGACCAAGATGATGCGGTCCCTGGAGGGTACCCAGCAGCACCAGCTCCTGCTGGAGCACTGCCCGCCCGCTGAGCTGCATGGCGCTCTGGATGCCCTCACTCAGCTGGGCAACTGCGCTTGGCGCGTCAACGGGCGCGTGCTTGACCTGGTGCTTGACCTCTTCAGAGACAAGGGCTGCCCCCGCCTGGGCGTGCCTGCCCCGCCCACTGAGGCCCCCCGGTCCCCCGAGGGCCGCCAGGCCCCCAAGGGCTGTCTGCTGCCCGAGGCCTCACCTGCTGACAAGGCGGAGATGCGGCGGGAGCTGGCACGGCGGCTGAAGGTGGCGCGGGAGATGCAGAGCCTGCGCGCAGACGCACTCTACCGCCTGTCGCTGGCCCAGCATCTGCGGAACCACATCTTCTGGCTGCCGCACAACATGGACTTCCGAGGCCGTACCTATCCCTGTTCACCACACTTCAACCACCTAGGCAGTGACCTGGCCCGTGCGCTGCTGGAGTTTGCCCAGGGCCGCCCGCTCGGCCCCAATGGCCTCGACTGGCTCAAGATCCACCTGGTCAACCTCACAGGGTTCAAGAAGCGCGAGTCACTGCAGGCGCGCCGCGACTACGCAGATGCGGTGATGGAGGACATCCTGGACTCAGCTGAACGACCCATGACG GGCCGGAAGTGGTGGATGGAGGCGGACGAGCCCTGGCAAGCCCTGGCTTGCTGCATGGAGATCGCCCAGGTGGTGCATTCCCCTGACCCTACCACCTACATCTCCCACTTTCCAGTTCACCAG GATGGCTCCTGTAACGGCCTCCAGCACTATGCCGCCCTGGGCCGGGACAGCACGGGGGCCGCCTCTGTCAACCTGTCTCCCTCTGACCTGCCGCAGGACGTGTACAGTGAGGTGGCTGCACAG GTGGAGGTATTCCGCAGGCAGGATGCCAAGCAGGGAGTGCGGGTGGCCCAGGTGCTGGAGGGCTTTATTAGCCGCAAGGTGGTCAAGCAAACGGTGATGACCGTGGTGTACGGGGTTACCCGCTATGGCGGCCGCCTGCAGATCGAGAAGCGCCTCCGGGAGCTTGAGGACTTCCCCCAG GAGTTCGTGTGGGAGGCATCTCACTACCTCGTGCGCCAGGTGTTCAACAGCCTCCAGGAGATGTTCTCTGGCACCCGGTCCATCCAG CGCTGGCTGACTGAGAGTGCCCGGCTCATCTCACTCACGGGCTCGGCCGTGGAGTGGATCACGCCCCTGGGCATCCCCATCATCCAGCCCTACCACCGAGACTCCAAGGTCATG ATAAAAGGCGGGCTCCAGAGCCTCACGTTGAGCAGCAGCGTGGACACCAACCA GAAGCCCAATAcgctgaagcagaagaatggctTCCCACCCAACTTCATCCACTCACTGGACTCCACGCACATGATGCTCACTGCCCTGCACTGTTACAG GAAGGGCCTGACCTTCGTCTCGGTGCACGATTGCTTCTGGACTCACGCGGCGGACGTCGAGGTCATGAACCAG GTCTGCCGGGAGCAATTCGTCCGACTGCACAGTCAGCCCATCCTCCAAGACCTATCCAGGTTCCTTATCAAGCGGTTCTGCTCCAATTCTAG AACCTCCAAGAGCATGTGGGTCTCCAGGCTAAAGGACACACTGCTGTCAGTGCCTCCGACAG gGACCTTTGACCTGGAGCAGGTGAAGCGCTCCACGTTCTTCTTCAGCTGA